A window from Citrus sinensis cultivar Valencia sweet orange chromosome 5, DVS_A1.0, whole genome shotgun sequence encodes these proteins:
- the LOC102622535 gene encoding 14-3-3-like protein isoform X2 produces the protein MAAAATPTPSPREENVYMAKLAEQAERYEEMVEFMEKVSASVESSEELTVEERNLLSVAYKNVIGARRASWRIISSIEQKEESRGNEDHVSTIRDYRSKIETELSSICDGILKLLDSRLIPCASSGDSKVFYLKMKGDYHRYLAEFKTGAERKEAAESTLTAYKAAQDIANAELAPTHPIRLGLALNFSVFYYEILNSPDRACNLAKQAFDEAIAELDTLGEESYKDSTLIMQLLRDNLTLWTSDMQDDGADEIKEAAKPESEQQ, from the exons atggCCGCCGCAGCCACACCCACGCCTTCGCCTCGCGAGGAGAACGTCTACATGGCGAAGCTCGCTGAGCAAGCCGAGCGCTACGAGGAAATGGTCGAGTTCATGGAAAAAGTCTCCGCCTCCGTCGAGAGCAGCGAGGAACTCACCGTTGAGGAACGCAACCTCCTCTCCGTCGCTTACAAGAACGTCATCGGCGCCCGCCGTGCCAGCTGGCGCATTATTTCCTCCATCGAACAGAAAGAGGAGAGCCGCGGCAACGAGGACCACGTCTCCACGATCCGAGATTACCGCTCCAAGATCGAGACCGAGCTTTCCTCGATCTGCGACGGCATCTTGAAGCTTCTTGACTCCCGCCTCATTCCTTGCGCTTCTTCTGGTGACTCCAAGGTTTTCTATTTGAAGATGAAGGGAGATTATCACAGGTACTTGGCTGAGTTCAAGACCGGAGCCGAGCGTAAGGAAGCCGCCGAGAGTACCCTCACTGCTTATAAAGCCGCTCAG GATATTGCAAATGCAGAATTGGCTCCGACTCATCCCATCCGTTTAGGACTGGCTCTGAACTTCTCTGTGTTTTACTATGAGATCCTGAACTCTCCTGATCGTGCTTGCAATTTGGCCAAGCAG GCTTTTGACGAGGCAATTGCTGAGTTGGATACCCTGGGTGAGGAGTCCTACAAGGATAGCACTTTGATCATGCAACTTCTTCGTGACAACCTCACTCTGTGGACCTCCGACATGCAG GATGATGGAGCAGACGAGATTAAAGAAGCGGCCAAGCCTGAAAGCGAACAACAGTGA
- the LOC102622535 gene encoding 14-3-3-like protein isoform X1, translated as MAAAATPTPSPREENVYMAKLAEQAERYEEMVEFMEKVSASVESSEELTVEERNLLSVAYKNVIGARRASWRIISSIEQKEESRGNEDHVSTIRDYRSKIETELSSICDGILKLLDSRLIPCASSGDSKVFYLKMKGDYHRYLAEFKTGAERKEAAESTLTAYKAAQDIANAELAPTHPIRLGLALNFSVFYYEILNSPDRACNLAKQAFDEAIAELDTLGEESYKDSTLIMQLLRDNLTLWTSDMQVLYSVCFSTHFCTFRNDVCFDVEQFLVFDQDDGADEIKEAAKPESEQQ; from the exons atggCCGCCGCAGCCACACCCACGCCTTCGCCTCGCGAGGAGAACGTCTACATGGCGAAGCTCGCTGAGCAAGCCGAGCGCTACGAGGAAATGGTCGAGTTCATGGAAAAAGTCTCCGCCTCCGTCGAGAGCAGCGAGGAACTCACCGTTGAGGAACGCAACCTCCTCTCCGTCGCTTACAAGAACGTCATCGGCGCCCGCCGTGCCAGCTGGCGCATTATTTCCTCCATCGAACAGAAAGAGGAGAGCCGCGGCAACGAGGACCACGTCTCCACGATCCGAGATTACCGCTCCAAGATCGAGACCGAGCTTTCCTCGATCTGCGACGGCATCTTGAAGCTTCTTGACTCCCGCCTCATTCCTTGCGCTTCTTCTGGTGACTCCAAGGTTTTCTATTTGAAGATGAAGGGAGATTATCACAGGTACTTGGCTGAGTTCAAGACCGGAGCCGAGCGTAAGGAAGCCGCCGAGAGTACCCTCACTGCTTATAAAGCCGCTCAG GATATTGCAAATGCAGAATTGGCTCCGACTCATCCCATCCGTTTAGGACTGGCTCTGAACTTCTCTGTGTTTTACTATGAGATCCTGAACTCTCCTGATCGTGCTTGCAATTTGGCCAAGCAG GCTTTTGACGAGGCAATTGCTGAGTTGGATACCCTGGGTGAGGAGTCCTACAAGGATAGCACTTTGATCATGCAACTTCTTCGTGACAACCTCACTCTGTGGACCTCCGACATGCAGGTCCTATATTCAGTCTGTTTTTCCACTCACTTTTGTACGTTTAGAAATGATGTTTGTTTTGATGTTGAACAATTTCTGGTTTTTGATCAGGATGATGGAGCAGACGAGATTAAAGAAGCGGCCAAGCCTGAAAGCGAACAACAGTGA
- the LOC102622831 gene encoding serine/threonine-protein kinase SAPK2 isoform X1, whose protein sequence is MERYEIVKDIGSGNFGVAKLVRDKWTRELLAVKFIERGQKIDEHVQREIMNHRSLKHPNIVRFKEVLLTPTHLAIVMEYAAGGELFERICNTGRFSEDEARFFFQQLISGVSYCHSMQICHRDLKLENTLLDGSTAPRVKICDFGYSKSSVLHSQPKSTVGTPAYIAPEVLTKKEYDGKIADVWSCGVTLYVMLVGAYPFEDPEDPKNFRKTIGRILSVHYSFPDYVRVSLECKHLLSRIFVANSEKRITIPEIKNHPWFLRNLPIELTEGGSWQSHDVNNPSQSLEEVLSLIHEATKPLEAPRVGGHLLGSSMELDDLDADADLEDTETSGDFVCPL, encoded by the exons ATGGAGAGATATGAGATTGTGAAGGACATAGGGTCTGGGAACTTTGGGGTAGCCAAGCTTGTCAGAGACAAATGGACAAGGGAGCTTCTTGCTGTTAAGTTCATTGAGAGAGGCCAAAAG ATTGACGAACATGTGCAGAGGGAAATCATGAACCACAGATCATTGAAGCATCCTAATATTGTCAGATTCAAAGAG GTTCTGCTGACCCCTACTCATCTAGCCATAGTCATGGAATATGCTGCTGGAGGAGAACTGTTTGAGAGGATATGCAATACTGGCAGATTCAGTGAGGATGAG GCAAGGTTTTTCTTCCAGCAACTGATATCAGGAGTCAGTTATTGCCATTCTATG CAAATTTGTCACAGAGATCTCAAGCTTGAGAATACACTCTTGGATGGCAGCACTGCTCCACGTGTTAAGATATGTGACTTTGGGTACTCGAAG TCTTCTGTGTTGCATTCTCAACCAAAATCTACAGTAGGAACCCCAGCATACATTGCACCCGAAGTTCtaactaaaaaagaatatgaTGGGAAG ATTGCAGATGTTTGGTCTTGTGGGGTCACCTTATATGTGATGCTAGTTGGGGCATATCCTTTTGAAGATCCTGAAGATCCAAAAAACTTTAGAAAGACAATCGGT CGAATACTCAGTGTCCACTACTCATTTCCAGATTATGTTAGAGTTTCCCTGGAGTGTAAACATCTACTTTCTAGGATTTTTGTGGCAAATTCCGAAAAG AGAATTACTATTCCAGAAATCAAAAACCATCCATGGTTCTTAAGAAACTTGCCCATAGAGCTTACAGAAGGAGGGAGCTGGCAAAGCCATGATGTAAATAACCCATCCCAAAGCCTTGAAGAAGTGCTGTCCCTAATACATGAAGCCACAAAACCCCTTGAGGCTCCCAGAGTCGGGGGACATTTACTTGGTAGCAGCATGGAACTTGATGACTTAGATGCTGATGCTGATCTTGAAGATACCGAGACAAGTGGCGATTTTGTGTGCCCATTGTGA
- the LOC102622831 gene encoding serine/threonine-protein kinase SAPK2 isoform X2, with the protein MLHAIAASVLFACAKVLLTPTHLAIVMEYAAGGELFERICNTGRFSEDEARFFFQQLISGVSYCHSMQICHRDLKLENTLLDGSTAPRVKICDFGYSKSSVLHSQPKSTVGTPAYIAPEVLTKKEYDGKIADVWSCGVTLYVMLVGAYPFEDPEDPKNFRKTIGRILSVHYSFPDYVRVSLECKHLLSRIFVANSEKRITIPEIKNHPWFLRNLPIELTEGGSWQSHDVNNPSQSLEEVLSLIHEATKPLEAPRVGGHLLGSSMELDDLDADADLEDTETSGDFVCPL; encoded by the exons ATGCTGCATGCAATAGCAGCCAGTGTTCTGTTTGCATGTGCAAAG GTTCTGCTGACCCCTACTCATCTAGCCATAGTCATGGAATATGCTGCTGGAGGAGAACTGTTTGAGAGGATATGCAATACTGGCAGATTCAGTGAGGATGAG GCAAGGTTTTTCTTCCAGCAACTGATATCAGGAGTCAGTTATTGCCATTCTATG CAAATTTGTCACAGAGATCTCAAGCTTGAGAATACACTCTTGGATGGCAGCACTGCTCCACGTGTTAAGATATGTGACTTTGGGTACTCGAAG TCTTCTGTGTTGCATTCTCAACCAAAATCTACAGTAGGAACCCCAGCATACATTGCACCCGAAGTTCtaactaaaaaagaatatgaTGGGAAG ATTGCAGATGTTTGGTCTTGTGGGGTCACCTTATATGTGATGCTAGTTGGGGCATATCCTTTTGAAGATCCTGAAGATCCAAAAAACTTTAGAAAGACAATCGGT CGAATACTCAGTGTCCACTACTCATTTCCAGATTATGTTAGAGTTTCCCTGGAGTGTAAACATCTACTTTCTAGGATTTTTGTGGCAAATTCCGAAAAG AGAATTACTATTCCAGAAATCAAAAACCATCCATGGTTCTTAAGAAACTTGCCCATAGAGCTTACAGAAGGAGGGAGCTGGCAAAGCCATGATGTAAATAACCCATCCCAAAGCCTTGAAGAAGTGCTGTCCCTAATACATGAAGCCACAAAACCCCTTGAGGCTCCCAGAGTCGGGGGACATTTACTTGGTAGCAGCATGGAACTTGATGACTTAGATGCTGATGCTGATCTTGAAGATACCGAGACAAGTGGCGATTTTGTGTGCCCATTGTGA